In Pleurodeles waltl isolate 20211129_DDA chromosome 5, aPleWal1.hap1.20221129, whole genome shotgun sequence, one genomic interval encodes:
- the FLRT3 gene encoding leucine-rich repeat transmembrane protein FLRT3, translating into MLTEVLGRRLEVHEADRGRGSTTTLGCRRLINGLWCTTGAPPVSTHRRALGNRQQAAYPQPFHQTSRAQQSIFHKNKENSSTETMIGAKWSFLLIWTKIWFFLEMAPQFASAKPCPSLCRCDAGFIYCNDRDLTSIPIGIPDDATTLYLQNNHINNAGIPSDLKRLEKVERIYLYRNSLDEFPINLPKHLKELHLQENNIRTITYDSLSQIPWLEELHLDDNSVSAVSIEDGAFRDNIFLRLLFLSRNHLSTIPWGLPKTIEELRLDDNRISIISEPSLQDLTNLRRLVLDGNLLNNQGLGENVFANLVNLTELSLVRNSLSSPPVNLPGTSLRKLYLQDNHMNRVPANAFADLRQLYRLDMSNNNITVLPQGIFDDLDNLTQLFLRNNPWYCGCKMKWVRDWLQSLPSKVNVRGLMCQAPERVRGMTIKDLNTELFECKDTDIVETIQITTAMSNTLYPAQGQWPDSATKQPEIRNPDLNKIFRTTATPIRKIITINVKSVTTDTAHISWQVALPMTALRLSWLKMGHSPAFGSITETIVTGDRTEYLLTALEPESPYRICMVPMETSNIYLSDETPVCIEIETVPLKMYNPTTTLNREQEKEPYKNSSLPLAAIIGGAVAFVAIALLALVCWYVHRNGSLFSRNCAYSKGRRRKDDYAEAGTKKDNSILEIRETSFQMIPINNDPITKEDFVIHTIFPPNGMSLYKNNHSESSSNRSYRDSGIPDSDHSHS; encoded by the exons ATGCTGACGGAAGTACTTGGGAGGAGGCTTGAGGTGCACGAGGCAGACCGCGGCCGCGGGAGTACTACCACACTGGGGTGTCGTAGACTGATAAATGGTCTCTGGTGTACCACTGGAGCCCCTCCGGTCAGCACCCACCGACGTGCACTGGGGAACCGCCAGCAGGCCGCTTACCCTCAGCCTTTTCATCAG ACCTCAAGAGCTCAGCAAAGCATCTTccataaaaacaaagaaaactcatCAACAGAGACCATGATTGGCGCAAAGTGGAGCTTTTTGCTAATATGGACAAAGATATGGTTCTTCCTTGAGATGGCACCTCAGTTCGCCAGTGCCAAACCTTGCCCCTCACTATGCCGATGTGATGCAGGGTTTATTTATTGCAATGATCGAGACTTAACATCCATTCCCATTGGAATTCCAGATGATGCTACCACCCTTTATCTTCAAAACAATCACATTAACAATGCTGGGATTCCTTCAGATCTCAAAAGGCTAGAAAAGGTGGAGCGAATTTACTTATACCGGAACAGTTTAGATGAATTCCCCATCAATCTTCCAAAGCACCTTAAAGAACTACATTTGCAGGAGAACAATATCAGGACTATCACATATGATTCACTTTCCCAAATTCCATGGCTAGAAGAACTTCATCTGGATGATAATTCGGTTTCTGCTGTGAGCATCGAAGATGGAGCTTTCCGGGACAATATCTTTCTTCGACTTCTCTTCCTCTCTCGAAATCACCTGAGTACTATTCCATGGGGCTTGCCCAAGACCATTGAAGAGCTGCGCTTGGACGATAACCGTATTTCCATTATTTCAGAGCCTTCCCTCCAAGACCTTACAAACCTGCGGCGTCTTGTTTTAGATGGGAATTTGTTGAACAACCAAGGCCTGGGTGAAAACGTATTCGCCAATCTTGTTAATTTGACAGAGCTCTCTTTGGTCCGAAACTCTCTGTCATCACCACCTGTGAATTTGCCAGGCACAAGCCTGAGAAAGCTTTACCTTCAAGATAATCACATGAACCGCGTCCCAGCAAATGCTTTTGCTGACCTGAGACAACTATACAGGCTTGATATGTCAAACAATAACATCACTGTATTGCCTCAGGGTATCTTTGATGACTTGGATAATTTAACTCAATTGTTTCTTCGGAACAACCCTTGGTATTGCGGATGCAAGATGAAATGGGTACGGGACTGGCTGCAGTCACTTCCTTCCAAAGTCAATGTACGTGGGCTAATGTGCCAAGCACCAGAACGGGTGCGAGGAATGACTATAAAGGACCTCAACACAGAACTTTTTGAATGTAAAGACACCGATATTGTAGAGACAATTCAGATCACTACTGCAATGTCCAACACATTGTATCCTGCGCAAGGTCAGTGGCCAGATTCTGCGACCAAACAGCCAGAGATCAGAAATCCTGACTTGAATAAAATCTTCCGAACCACTGCTACTCCAATACGAAAAATCATCACAATTAATGTGAAATCTGTAACAACCGACACTGCCCACATTTCTTGGCAAGTTGCACTCCCTATGACCGCACTAAGGCTGAGTTGGCTTAAGATGGGTCACAGCCCTGCCTTTGGATCTATAACCGAAACAATTGTTACAGGTGACCGGACTGAGTACCTGCTTACCGCTCTTGAGCCAGAATCTCCATACCGAATTTGTATGGTTCCCATGGAAACCAGTAACATCTATTTATCAGATGAAACCCCAGTGTGCATCGAGATTGAAACAGTGCCTCTTAAAATGTACAATCCTACCACAACCCTAAACCGAGAGCAGGAGAAAGAACCTTACAAAAACTCCAGCTTGCCATTGGCTGCTATCATTGGGGGAGCAGTGGCCTTCGTAGCGATTGCGCTCCTTGCTCTAGTGTGCTGGTATGTCCACAGAAATGGCTCTCTGTTTTCGAGGAACTGTGCATACAGCAAGGGCCGTCGGAGAAAGGACGATTATGCAGAAGCTGGTACAAAAAAGGATAACTCCATTCTGGAAATCAGAGAGACTTCTTTTCAGATGATACCTATAAACAATGATCCaatcacaaaagaggactttgtgATACATACGATATTCCCACCCAACGGGATGAGTCTGTATAAAAACAATCACAGTGAGAGCAGTAGCAACAGAAGCTACAGAGACAGTGGCATCCCAGACTCAGACCATTCGCATTCATGA